A region of Argentina anserina chromosome 5, drPotAnse1.1, whole genome shotgun sequence DNA encodes the following proteins:
- the LOC126794489 gene encoding 2-oxoglutarate-dependent dioxygenase 19-like, which translates to MAAVAQAMETSNVTSIKSLAESPALSSVPSAYAFNINPNDEADPNDPEFSVPIVDMSLLTSGSPDQRAQVIRDLVKICEEWGFFIAINHGVPESLMKGMIDACQGFFSLPDEEKKEFKSGNDVLEMFKYGTSYNLALDKVLLWRDFFKVRTHPEFYSLYKPASFSEVSLEFSKRSREVALEITRAISESLGLEPDYIYNKMNMDRGLQMLAGNYYPPCPQPEHAIGIPHHTDHGLVTLLIQNEMNGLQVEHNGKWLTVNGPKNGFFVNLADQMQILTNGKYKSVMHRATVNNRATRISVAIPHGPSVDTTIAPALELCEREGQAPKYLAMNYKEYIQLQQSGKNYMKSTFDHILA; encoded by the exons ATGGCTGCTGTTGCTCAAGCCATGGAGACCTCAAATGTAACAAGCATCAAATCACTAGCCGAGTCACCAGCTCTCAGCTCTGTCCCTTCTGCCTATGCCTTTAACATTAACCCTAATGACGAAGCTGATCCTAATGACCCGGAGTTTTCTGTTCCCATTGTTGATATGTCTCTTCTCACCTCTGGCTCTCCTGACCAACGCGCTCAAGTCATCCGTGATCTCGTCAAAATTTGTGAAGAATGGGGATTCTTCATC GCAATTAACCACGGAGTACCAGAGAGCCTGATGAAGGGGATGATTGACGCATGCCAAGGATTTTTCAGTCTTCCGgatgaggagaagaaggagttTAAGTCAGGAAATGATGTGCTTGAGATGTTCAAGTATGGAACAAGCTATAATCTAGCACTGGACAAAGTGCTTCTCTGGAGGGACTTCTTCAAGGTCCGAACACATCCCGAGTTTTACTCCCTCTACAAACCGGCTAGCTTCAG TGAGGTATCTCTGGAGTTTAGCAAAAGAAGCCGAGAAGTAGCACTGGAAATAACGAGAGCCATATCCGAAAGCTTGGGGTTGGAGccggattacatatataacaaaatGAACATGGATCGTGGCCTTCAAATGCTAGCTGGGAACTACTACCCACCTTGTCCTCAGCCTGAACATGCCATTGGTATACCCCATCATACCGATCATGGTCTAGTCACTCTCCTCATCCAGAATGAGATGAATGGTCTTCAAGTTGAGCACAATGGAAAATGGCTCACTGTCAATGGCCCTAAGAATGGCTTTTTTGTTAATCTTGCGGACCAAATGCAG ATTCTTACAAACGGTAAGTACAAGAGTGTGATGCATCGGGCCACCGTAAACAACAGAGCGACGAGGATATCGGTAGCTATACCACATGGACCCTCCGTAGACACGACCATTGCACCAGCACTGGAGTTGTGTGAAAGAGAAGGTCAAGCTCCAAAGTACCTTGCAATGAACTACAAGGAATATATACAACTTCAGCAAAGTGGCAAGAACTACATGAAGTCAACATTTGATCACATCCTAGCCTAG